A window from Malania oleifera isolate guangnan ecotype guangnan chromosome 7, ASM2987363v1, whole genome shotgun sequence encodes these proteins:
- the LOC131160957 gene encoding probable leucine-rich repeat receptor-like protein kinase At1g35710, with the protein MALARVFALMLSDAEAVGDVVTVTTTSVTNALVEWKTSLDNHSQSILSSWVGTDPCNRWIGIGRHKSIRGIAYVNLTSLALRGTLHSFNFSSFQHLEKLDLSNNILFVNIPSNLGMLKSLNALDLSVNNLTGSIPTTIGDLSNLTTLCLHHNMLSGSIPREIGMLKSLNDLQLSGHNLTGSIPTTIGDLGNLTTLYLYDNMLFGSIPREMGMLKSLNGLVLSGNNLTGLIPTTIGDLGNLITLYLDNNMLSGSIPREIGMLKSLIFLALSYNNLTGSIPGSIRNLKNLTTLYLGVNELTGSIPREIGMLKSLNDLDLSINNLTGPIPTTIGDLANLTTLYLRHNMLSRYIPREIGMLKSLNSLSLSGNNLIGPIPTTIEDLGNLTTLYLHHNMLSGSIPREIGILTSLNYLALSSNNLTGTIPLTIGNFTKLTTLALHGNLFSGLLPPEIGKLKSLRDLCLFSNKFYGSIPQEMNNLTHLRLLALSDNKFINHFPDNTCLGGLLEKDCGCGRDGGTPKTMAGLIFWSLREKVVYREAGGQGWAVIVCCARWVLREFARVAAKKVAGTEGGDVLGFLVPWMY; encoded by the exons TCACCACTACTTCTGTAACAAACGCTTTGGTGGAATGGAAGACAAGCCTTGACAACCACAGCCAATCTATTTTGTCCTCTTGGGTTGGAACCGACCCTTGCAATCGATGGATTGGAATTGGGCGTCACAAGTCCATTAGGGGCATTGCATATGTAAACCTCACAAGCCTTGCTTTGAGAGGTACGCTCCATAGTTTTAATTTCTCGTCCTTCCAACACCTCGAAAAGCTTGATCTTAGCAACAACATCCTCTTCGTAAACATTCCCTCCAATCTAGGAATGCTCAAGTCTCTCAATGCCCTTGATTTGTCAGTTAACAACCTCACAGGATCAATCCCAACTACTATAGGAGACTTGAGCAACTTGACCACCCTGTGCCTTCATCACAACATGCTTTCTGGATCTATTCCTCGAGAGATAGGAATGCTTAAGTCTCTCAATGACCTTCAATTATCAGGTCACAACCTCACAGGGTCAATCCCAACTACTATAGGAGACTTGGGCAACTTGACCACCTTGTACCTTTATGACAACATGCTTTTTGGATCTATTCCTCGAGAGATGGGAATGCTTAAGTCTCTCAATGGCCTTGTTTTGTCAGGTAACAACCTCACAGGGCTGATCCCAACTACTATAGGAGACTTGGGCAACTTGATCACCTTGTACCTTGATAATAACATGCTTTCTGGATCTATTCCTCGAGAGATAGGAATGCTTAAGTCTCTTATTTTTCTTGCATTGTCATATAACAATCTCACGGGTTCAATTCCAGGTTCgataagaaatttaaaaaacttGACCACTTTGTACCTTGGGGTAAACGAACTTACTGGATCTATTCCTCGAGAGATAGGAATGCTTAAGTCTCTCAATGACCTTGACTTGTCAATTAACAACCTCACAGGGCCAATCCCAACTACTATAGGAGACTTGGCCAACTTGACCACCCTGTACCTTCGTCATAACATGCTTTCTAGATATATTCCTCGAGAGATAGGAATGCTTAAGTCTCTCAATAGCCTTTCATTGTCAGGTAACAACCTCATAGGGCCAATCCCAACTACTATAGAAGACTTGGGCAACTTGACCACCTTGTACCTTCATCATAACATGCTTTCTGGATCTATTCCTCGAGAGATAGGAATACTTACGTCTCTCAATTACCTTGCATTGTCAAGTAACAACCTAACAGGAACCATTCCACTCACAATTGGAAATTTTACTAAGCTCACCACCCTAGCACTCCATGGAAATCTATTTTCAGGCCTACTCCCTCCAGAAATAGGGAAATTGAAGTCTCTTCGAGACTTATGCTTGTTTTCAAACAAATTTTATGGCTCCATTCCTCAAGAGATGAATAATCTTACACATTTGAGGCTTCTGGCTTTATCTGATAACAAATTTATCAACCATTTTCCAGACAATACATGCCTTGGGGGTTTGCTTGAGAA GGATTGTGGCTGTGGGCGTGACGGAGGGACGCCGAAGACGATGGCTGGACTCATCTTCTGGTCTTTGAGAGAGAAGGTGGTCTACAGAGAAGCTGGAGGTCAGGGCTGGGCTGTGATAGTCTGCTGTGCTCGTTGGGTTCTGAGGGAGTTTGCCAGAGTTGCAGCAAAGAAGGTGGCCGGAACAGAGGGTGGAGATGTCCTCGGATTTCTGGTGCCGTGGATGTATTGA